A genomic segment from Aegilops tauschii subsp. strangulata cultivar AL8/78 chromosome 1, Aet v6.0, whole genome shotgun sequence encodes:
- the LOC141027950 gene encoding uncharacterized protein encodes MAFSDAYRDMEAHGKTMLHVIHTNDKKQMAASLEQYERHLRLQREKIIGIDLEYNNKPDATQKSSLVQLSVDKTRPVLVFQLSAAERYTVFANFLTDPRLECVNLEVANFVDIQKEWRVLEATKELDSLADVAGMLIDDYDNNMKKKITNEEHARWASLPLSMRHFEYAAKDAYAAYEIWNRITFTQDGLRHAKLEKEEPPGSVPGAAGETLPGEEAEGTGQEQT; translated from the exons ATGGCATTCTCTGACGCGTATAGGGACATGGAGGCCCACGGCAAGACCATGTTGCACGTCATCCACACCAACGACAAGAAGCAGATGGCGGCCTCCCTCGAGCAGTACGAGCGCCACCTCAGGCTCCAGCGCGAAAAGATCATCGGGATTGATCTCGAGTACAACAACAAGCCTGACGCGACGCAGAAATCCTCCCTCGTCCAACTCTCCGTCGACAAGACCCGGCCAGTGCTGGTCTTCCAACTGAGTGCCGCTGAAAGGTACACCGTCTTCGCCAACTTCCTCACCGACCCCAG GCTAGAGTGCGTCAATCTGGAGGTCGCCAACTTCGTCGACATCCAGAAGGAATGGAGGGTGCTCGAGGCCACCAAGGAGTTGGACTCCCTTGCAGACGTCGCCGGCATGCTCATCGACGACTACGACaacaacatgaagaagaagatcacCAATGAAGAACACGCGCGCTGGGCCTCCCTGCCTCTGTCCATGAGGCACTTCGAGTATGCGGCAAAGGACGCCTACGCAGCATACGAGATATGGAACCGCATCACCTTCACCCAGGACGGGCTTCGCCATGCAAAGCTGGAGAAGGAGGAGCCCCCAGGAAGTGTGCCAGGAGCAGCTGGGGAGACGCTACCTGGTGAAGAAGCAGAAGGTACAGGCCAAGAGCAAACATAG